A genomic region of Papaver somniferum cultivar HN1 chromosome 7, ASM357369v1, whole genome shotgun sequence contains the following coding sequences:
- the LOC113299704 gene encoding ubiquitin-like: protein MTYTSIFYKSSLVTTVPLPNINSIILLLISITSKMQIFVKTLVGKTITIDVAITETVESLKLKILDKEGVPVKEQRLIYCGKQLEDEKTIGDYNIQKESTLQLVLRLRGGDGPLELRQ, encoded by the exons ATGACATACACTAGTATTTTCTATAAATCCTCTCTTGTAACTACTGTTCCTTTACCAAACATAAACTCTATCATTTTACTTTTGATATCCATAACAAGCAAG ATGCAGATTTTCGTGAAGACCCTTGTTGGTAAGACGATAACGATAGATGTTGCAATTACTGAAACAGTTGAGAGTTTGAAGCTCAAGATTCTGGATAAAGAAGGCGTTCCGGTTAAAGAGCAAAGATTGATCTACTGTGGAAAACAACTTGAAGATGAGAAAACCATCGGAGACTATAATATCCAAAAAGAATCTACTCTCCAACTTGTTCTGCGATTGAGAGGTGGAGATGGACCACTTGAGCTTCG